In Chanodichthys erythropterus isolate Z2021 chromosome 7, ASM2448905v1, whole genome shotgun sequence, a genomic segment contains:
- the LOC137022540 gene encoding coiled-coil domain-containing protein 106-like: MPKRKLKLQHKQQDSIQESSNDATPKDLEENEPSLPSCSSQGSDTSIFSMKMKIEFLEEKIKWQEKMIGELENERDFLREQVLGKAKGQDVAPFNVKQEVHHHDHNDDTTSSSRSLSESDEPVLIDNKQKKRKKVAHHSLRHHIRVKGPEEVISRYNQVLKTFRKVRTMSEAFHRHNVDRGTIAATAPIAELQIADPKTYSTLVFDPAMETLLAFAKRCASSVNPEIKRSIEDLKARGHLLPILMKY; the protein is encoded by the exons ATG CCAAAGCGCAAGTTGAAGCTACAACACAAGCAGCAGGACTCCATTCAGGAGAGCTCCAACGATGCAACACCCAAAGATCTGGAGGAAAATGAGCCTTCTTTACCAAGCTGCAGCAGCCAGGGTTCTGATACTA GCATTTTTTCCATGAAAATGAAGATAGAATTTCTGGAAGAGAAAATAAAGTGGCAAGAAAAAATGATCGGAGAGCTAGAGAATGAACGTGATTTTCTCAGAGAACAGGTTCTTGGGAAAGCCAAAGGACAAGATGTCG cacCTTTCAATGTCAAACAAGAAGTCCACCACCATGATCACAATGATGACACTACCTCCTCATCACGAAGTTTGAGCGAATCTGATGAGCCTGTACTAATAGACAACAAACAGAAGAAAAGGAAGAAGGTGGCACACCATTCCCTTCGACATCACATTAGAG TTAAAGGTCCAGAGGAGGTCATCAGCCGCTACAATCAAGTCCTCAAAACCTTCAGGAAAGTTCGCACCATGTCAGAGGCATTCCATCGGCACAATGTTGACAGAGGCACCATTGCAGCAACAGCACCAATAGCAGAGCTTCAGATTGCAGACCCCAAGACCTACAGCACCCTGGTGTTCGATCCAGCTATGGAAACATTGCTTGCTTTTGCAAAAAGATGTGCCAGTAGTGTTAATCCTGAAATTAAAAGATCCATTGAAGATCTCAAAGCTCGAGGGCATCTATTGCCCATTTTGATGAAGTATTGA